The genomic interval GACATATCTAGACAATTTTGAAGAAGAAAAACCGTCAAAAGAAATTGAGAAGATTTTTTCAGAACTCGAAAAAGAAGGTATAAAGTGTTATTATGGCAGATGGTTTCAAGCAAACGATGCAAAATTGATATTGCTAGAGACAAACAAATTCAGGGAAATCAAGGTCAATGAAATAAAGAAACAACTTTGGGAAGACTACAAGATAGATTCCCTGAACACAGGATTTGATTATGATGAACCATTGGCATGGTCCTATGCTGCTGGTATGCTAATAGAAAGGATGATTGAAATCGATGAATTCAAGAAAAAAAATATAGTTGCCCATTTTCATGAATGGCTCTCAGGTGCTGGTTTACTTTATTTGAAAAAAAGGAACTTGCCAATTGGGTTGGTCTTCACCACTCATGCCACAAGAATAGGAAGAGCAAAATCGGGATCGGGAGAAAATTTGATAGAGGAAGTTACAAAAGGTTTGAGAGAAGGAAAGTTTTTTGATGACAAGGAATCATATAAGTATGGTTTGCAAGCGCAGCATATGGTAGAATTGAATTCAACCAAAGAGGCTGATATCTTCACGACGGTAAGTGATGTAGTCAGGGAAGAGGCAAAATATATACTTAAAAGAAATGCCGAAGTTGTGGTCCCAAATGCCTTGGATCTCTCGGGATCCTATTCAACAAGATCATTGACAATCATGCATGAAAAATACAGAAAAAAAATAAACAAGTTTTTGGAAGCATATTTCTTACCATACTATCCTGTAAGGATGAAGGACAATATAGTTATATTTATCTCTGGTAGGTATGAATTCCTTAACAAGGGGATTGATCTATTCATCCATTCTCTAAAAAAATTGAATGAAAGACTGAAAAAGAGAGAATCAGAAAAGACAGTTTTTGCATTCATACTTATACCATCTGGAATAAAAGGACCAAAAACTGTTGTTCTTGAAAATATGATACAATATCAAAAGATGGTTGATTTGGTTAGAGAAAGGTTGAATGAAATAGAGGACAATGTTGTATCAGAGATGCTGCACAACAAGAAAATAGATATTGAAAAAATAATGGGTAAAGAATTTTTTACAAAGATGAAGATTCTTTCAAATTCCTTCATAAAACTTCTGGGGAAAAACCCACCATTGTGTGCATATGAGTTGGATTATGATGAGAAAGATGATATGATATTGAATGAACTAAAGAAATGTGGTTTGGAAAATAGGCAAGATGATAAGGTGAAGGTAATATTCTACCCAACCTATCTTTCTTCTTCCGATGGTTTGCTGGGAATGGAATATGATGATTTTGTGGTTGGATCATCAGTAGGTGTTTTCCCTTCCAGATACGAACCATGGGGTTATACACCATTTGAAACAGCCGTCTTAAGGACACTATCAGTAACAACAGATGTGTCTGGTTTTGGGGCATTCATGATGAAGAATGTTCCAACACAAAACCCAATAAAAGTTCTTCATACAATAGGCAGATCTACTGAAGATATAGTTGAGGAATTGGCTGATGCTTTAGAGTTCTTTGTTTTTGTTGAAAGAGAGGAAAGGACTAGGTTGAAAATAAGGACTAGAGAAGTTGTAGATATTCTTGACTGGAAGATTCAAGCAGAAAATTATTTCAAGGCTCATAGAATGGCTGTCAAAAGAATGTTGGAGAGGGTTGGTGGAAAATGAATGAGATGAGAAAGGATTATTTGTTAAACAGATGGGTTATAATATCTGAAAAAAGAGGATCAAGGCCTATTCCAGAAAAAAGAGAAAGGGTTGAAGAACCAGAATTTGATAGAAATTGTGTTTTTTGCCCCGGGAATGAGGATATGTGCCCACCTGGAATAATTGAAAAACCTTCTAGCAAGAATTGGAAAATAAGGGTCATCGAGAACAAATATCCAGCTGTTGATAAATCAGAAGAATTTACCGAAGATTACCAGAAATTTATGAATAGAAAGAGGGCTTATGGAACCCACTATCTTATAATAGACACACCGAAGCACAACCTTCACCCTGGTTTCTATACTATGGATGAGTGGAAGATGTGGTTTCAGGTTGTCAAGGACATATTTAACAGAGAATACATGGATGATGGAATAGAATATATCATGGTTTTCAAGAATCATGGCGTTGAAGCTGGTGCAAGCAAACCACATCCCCACACACAAGTTGTATCACTCCCAGTTGTTCCTATGAGGATAGAAGAAGAAATGAACGCAGCTGGTGATTATTATAGGTTTGAAGGCAAGTGTGTTTTTTGTGAGGTCATAAAAAGTGAAAGTCTTTCAAAGGAAAGGGTTGTATTTGAGGATGAGTATTCAATAGCTTTCTGTCCTTTTGCACCCCTTTGGCCATTTGAGGTTTGGATTTTCCCGAAAGAACATGTACCATCCGTACAGATGTCAAAAGAATCAGAAGAAGGTTTATTGAATGTCCTTAGAATTGTCTTAAAAACTTATTATAAAGTTCTTGACAATCCACCATTCAACTTCTACCTACATACAGCCTATTTGAGGATGAAGGATCATGTCCCACAGAAATACCATCTCCACATAGAAATTGCTCCAAGATTGGAAAAGGACGCTGGATTTGAAATGGGAAGCGGGATAAATATAACAACTGTCTCACCTGAAACTTCTGCTAAAATATTGAGGGAAAACTTGGAGGATTGATATGGATCTTCCTAAGATATCAATTAGTAAGGACACACTATCTTCTATTGAGAAATCTAAAAGATTGGAATGGATTATAACCAATGGGATGGGATGTTATTCT from Candidatus Aenigmatarchaeota archaeon carries:
- a CDS encoding glycogen/starch synthase: TYLDNFEEEKPSKEIEKIFSELEKEGIKCYYGRWFQANDAKLILLETNKFREIKVNEIKKQLWEDYKIDSLNTGFDYDEPLAWSYAAGMLIERMIEIDEFKKKNIVAHFHEWLSGAGLLYLKKRNLPIGLVFTTHATRIGRAKSGSGENLIEEVTKGLREGKFFDDKESYKYGLQAQHMVELNSTKEADIFTTVSDVVREEAKYILKRNAEVVVPNALDLSGSYSTRSLTIMHEKYRKKINKFLEAYFLPYYPVRMKDNIVIFISGRYEFLNKGIDLFIHSLKKLNERLKKRESEKTVFAFILIPSGIKGPKTVVLENMIQYQKMVDLVRERLNEIEDNVVSEMLHNKKIDIEKIMGKEFFTKMKILSNSFIKLLGKNPPLCAYELDYDEKDDMILNELKKCGLENRQDDKVKVIFYPTYLSSSDGLLGMEYDDFVVGSSVGVFPSRYEPWGYTPFETAVLRTLSVTTDVSGFGAFMMKNVPTQNPIKVLHTIGRSTEDIVEELADALEFFVFVEREERTRLKIRTREVVDILDWKIQAENYFKAHRMAVKRMLERVGGK
- the galT gene encoding galactose-1-phosphate uridylyltransferase, whose protein sequence is MNEMRKDYLLNRWVIISEKRGSRPIPEKRERVEEPEFDRNCVFCPGNEDMCPPGIIEKPSSKNWKIRVIENKYPAVDKSEEFTEDYQKFMNRKRAYGTHYLIIDTPKHNLHPGFYTMDEWKMWFQVVKDIFNREYMDDGIEYIMVFKNHGVEAGASKPHPHTQVVSLPVVPMRIEEEMNAAGDYYRFEGKCVFCEVIKSESLSKERVVFEDEYSIAFCPFAPLWPFEVWIFPKEHVPSVQMSKESEEGLLNVLRIVLKTYYKVLDNPPFNFYLHTAYLRMKDHVPQKYHLHIEIAPRLEKDAGFEMGSGINITTVSPETSAKILRENLED